AATTGGAACATTTAGGGAAGTCGGTTTGTTCTTATCACATGTGCATTTAAGGTTTACACTGATAATTTGCGATGATATATGCCATGTTTTACTACCATGACCATGACTACATGTCTACTTCGTAATAATTTCAACATTCAATCTATTTGAGTCAGTTAAATGACTGACAACTAAAACTTTCATTTTGGATAACATAACAAAAGTACGTATCATTAAACTCTTAtgatacatttttaacaattaatatttgtaatacatgtacgaaGAATTTGAAAAGTTATTGTTAGCCTAATTAAGGGTATTTCTAAATCTAATGATACAATTGAATATAAGTTATTGTTTTGAGTATTTTAAGAATATAATATTaagagattccatgcattaaataATTCTATGAATAATTTTGTAAGCAGTCTAGAATTAAGATAAGGGTTGCGGTTATCCTTGGACTGGTAATTTGCTGCTATGAAGCGTACAGTCAGGTGCAGGTACAGGTATTTTCTCCAGCAGTTATGATATCTGTCCAGACAGAGCTAAAGACCGCCAAGTCGTTTGGGGAAAATCTTGTTGCAAGCAACTTTCTGAATGCAGTGAAAACAATGGCATCTTCAGTATCACCCTTTCTCAGTGTCTTTGGAAGCATTTTATCTATTATTTCCAGCATAATAGGAAAACAATCGCCGTCGCCAGAATTACTGGCTATTAAACAATTGTTCGAGACTGTAAACGCTAGGTTTGACTACATGGAGATAAGGTTCAACGACAtagaaaatgaaattcattggTACCAAGCCATAGCCCCAATACTGATCTGCGAAAGACAAGTTAGAACTTTGCTGAAGCGATTTCAGGATCTGTTCCAAAATCCGCCACCAGACGTAGAAGAACAGAGAAATATCCTTCTCGAAAGATACATGCACCATTCGGAATGTTCGGACACTCTGTATTATTCTATAATTAATGATACTGGAATTCAAATTGGATATTCTACAAACATTCTTCGAGAAGGCATGGTGCATCTAGCTAATGATAGAACAAAAATGCGAAACTTAATGATAAGTCTTGTTGGAATGATGTATAAAGCGGCAACGTTGGATTTAATTTTCGTAAATTTTCGGACGCCACAGAATTACACTGTGATGCAATGGACTAAAAGGTTTGAggaaattcaaaagaaaatgcTGCAAATAGACAATGAAGTGGTCTCAAATTGGTATAATCAGTCCGAGAAAGACGTCCAGAAAATAACATCCGGACATATGTCTTTGAGTAATAAGGATTTGGCTAGTTTTCTCTACCACTCACTGTCGACGAAATATAACTGGAGGGACTGGTTGGTAGTGGTGTACAATCCGATCATCGGCGGCGATGCTCACCACGTGTGGGAGTGTGGCGGTTTCTTTAAGTTTCGATACTACCACCGCAATCTTCTGATATCAAGCGTCGATAAAAGCAAACCACCCATTGACAAGAACAGAGCTCAGATTGAAATCAACTCATTGTCAAGAATTTGTCGgtcattttatgaatattccCGAACAACAGTAAGCGATGCAGGTGCCATCTTCAATTGGTTTCCACCGGATGTAAAAACTCAGTGCTCCCCCTTTGCGTCAGCCGGCGTCATTGGAATCAGTTGGAATGTTTGGTATCAAGCACCAGCTGCGCGATTTATTCTTCAAGACATGGAAATTTGTCGCTATCATATCCATTTGTTTGGTTAGACAGCAAATAAAATGATTCGTTTGAAATAGTATTTctgtttaatttgtaaattgattGATAGACCATCATTGTTCGtttcaaaatctttgaaaaattgtgaaattatacatgttgtaaaaaaacaaagtcgaataaccaaaatttaaaaaagggttATCAAATAATTGAgtcttaatgtattttttaatgttaacatgGTAAAAGTTTGTGGGAATTTTGAAATATCTCAGAAGAgtatcaaccccccccccccccctccaaaaaaaaatatcgagaCAGTTCAGTCATCATGAAGACTGGTTTGGGAGTGTATTTTGATCAGCTGCCTGACCACGATTGGCAATATCGAGAGATAACTTTGTActctaataaaaatacacatattttaaaataggcCCGTCTGTAGACCAACGCTCCAGCCAGCGACAATTCGGTGAATGTCTGCTACTAGTATTTTTGACACATCATCTAGAATGACTGTTGGTTTTGCATTGATGATCGTTCATGTTGCATCGATGATTGGTTAGCGGATCTATTTGTTGACTTAATATCCAAGTTTGATTCGTATTGCAGTTACTGTACTGTATGCTCTAACCTACCAGTTTTTGCTCAATATTTTGGTAATCATAAATTATATCTTTGTACCCAAACCAcgttcatttttctgttttgaaaagCCCGCCTCAACTGCTTCAATtttcaatacacaaccaaaGATGGAAAGTCTACcaggattttgcattgcaagtACCaagatgataacgttgaaaaattgggTGAGGTGTCCCGAATATCTCCGAACGGAGAAAAGATGCCAACATTTCCAATATAAATCCCTGTAAGAATTTTGTTTTCGTTCATGATAATTTCTCCAGGTAAAATTATATGAAGTGTCAAGGAGaaaatcttggatattttccattatattgaTTCCAATTGTATAGGGTGTCCAAAATTACAGGTATCTGATACAATTTggaatttgtatttaaataaaataatatttggcCAAAACTTGTAAATTATGActcaaataaaaagtaaaatcttaattttaattttttctagttcgttatacatgtacatgtttgtgcCCTTTAGAAATTCTTTTTGTTGCAGCCGACGCGgaaaaagttaacaaattttTCTGCTTTTTGTTGGTTCTTCACAATGCagattttgatgaaactgaaaatatttcCACTGTTTGAATTATCCATTATATTAAATATCAACCTTAATCGCAtatacatgttgattttatttttagaacagTAGGGTGTATATTATCTCTCTTTTACAAATTGTTCTTCAGgtcaatttttctataaatgCACGGTCCCAAATAAAAGCTTCAGATAAAAGcctgtttttataaaaaaaaaaaaaaattggggatGGGTCACACTCCCCATTCCCCGATGCGAGGTCCCTGTTTTATTCATGGCGCAGTCATTCCGtagtttattggcaaaatgtCAAACCTCATACTGTGCCTGCGTAAAGTGCGTATTTCACTTGTGACTAGTAACTATTTCAGCTTGTTTTTGGTGTCTGATTTCAATATCTAACATCATACTGAAAGTTCACAGTATTGTTGCAATTGTAGCTCTACCTTCGTTTTGTTCATGGATGAAGCCCGTTTCCTCAGAAGATAGTATATGAAAGCTTAACAGACTAGACGGAGAATACACACCCCACATATACACGCATATACACACCCATCATGTCGAACACCGACAGACTTTGTGGTCGAAATTACGCAATAATGCTGTATACCATTGGAGGAAATCTTTATCTCTNNNNNNNNNNNNNNNNNNNNNNNNNNNNNNNNNNNNNNNNNNNNNNNNNNNNNNNNNNNNNNNNNNNNNNNNNNNNNNNNNNNNNNNNNNNNNNNNNNNNNNNNNNNNNNNNNNNNNNNNNNNNNNNNNNNNNNNNNNNNNNNNNNNNNNNNNNNNNNNNNNNNNNNNNNNNNNNNNNNNNNNNNNNNNNNNNNNNNNNNNNNNNNNNNNNNNNNNNNNNNNNNNNNNNNNNNNNNNNNNNNNNNNNNNNNNNNNNNNNNNNNNNNNNNNNNNNNNNNNNNNNNNNNNNNNNNNNNNNNNNNNNNNNNNNNNNNNNNNNNNNNNNNNNNNNNNNNNNNNNNNNNNNNNNNNNNNNNNNNNNNNNNNNNNNNNNNNNNNNNNNNNNNNNNNNNNNNNNNNNNNNNNNNNNNNNNNNNNNNNNNNNNNNNNNNNNNNNNNNNNNNNNNNNNNNNNNNNNNNNNNNNNNNNNNNNNNNNNNNNNNNNNNNNNNNNNNNNNNNNGTCAGAGGAAGATGGGTTTTGGATTGGAGCAACGGATCTAAATTCGGAATCTCATTGGAGATGGGTTTCAGGttataaatttacaaaatttatggATGAAGACTTTTAAAAATGCGAAAGGCCAACAACTTATCTTATTTTGCTTTTCAGGCGACCCAAGCATGCCTTATTCAAACTGGGAGCCAGGACAGGGGCCATCTCAATCCGGGTTCCTCTTTGCTGCTGGAGATTTAGAAGATTGTGCCAT
This is a stretch of genomic DNA from Crassostrea angulata isolate pt1a10 chromosome 4, ASM2561291v2, whole genome shotgun sequence. It encodes these proteins:
- the LOC128182179 gene encoding uncharacterized protein LOC128182179, which codes for CKQSRIKIRVAVILGLVICCYEAYSQVQVQVFSPAVMISVQTELKTAKSFGENLVASNFLNAVKTMASSVSPFLSVFGSILSIISSIIGKQSPSPELLAIKQLFETVNARFDYMEIRFNDIENEIHWYQAIAPILICERQVRTLLKRFQDLFQNPPPDVEEQRNILLERYMHHSECSDTLYYSIINDTGIQIGYSTNILREGMVHLANDRTKMRNLMISLVGMMYKAATLDLIFVNFRTPQNYTVMQWTKRFEEIQKKMLQIDNEVVSNWYNQSEKDVQKITSGHMSLSNKDLASFLYHSLSTKYNWRDWLVVVYNPIIGGDAHHVWECGGFFKFRYYHRNLLISSVDKSKPPIDKNRAQIEINSLSRICRSFYEYSRTTVSDAGAIFNWFPPDVKTQCSPFASAGVIGISWNVWYQAPAARFILQDMEICRYHIHLFG